The Corynebacterium tuberculostearicum genome window below encodes:
- a CDS encoding DUF3046 domain-containing protein: protein MRLTEYHQLIVDEFGESKGKWISHSHVLPDLGATPDELIERGVDPRRVWLSLCDDFDVPKERRLGVDYPTL, encoded by the coding sequence ATGCGATTGACCGAGTATCACCAGCTCATTGTGGACGAATTTGGCGAGTCTAAGGGAAAGTGGATTAGCCACTCCCATGTCTTGCCTGACCTCGGGGCAACGCCCGATGAGCTTATCGAACGCGGCGTCGATCCGCGTCGCGTCTGGCTGAGCCTGTGCGATGACTTTGATGTACCGAAGGAGCGCAGGTTGGGAGTCGATTACCCAACTTTATAG
- a CDS encoding biotin transporter BioY, protein MKKNSLATTIAYVAVFTALVIVLAFVSIPIGSAGVPIVLQNAALILAGLILGSKRGGYVGLLFLFLGLALPVLAGGGTTLRALAGPTAGYIIGYVLSPAVAGAIAYRSPKSKGGMAVMLAIAAVAGLAVQYICGAFGLMIRSGLDIGPAFAAQLPFIPVDAGKLVVAVIIALGVHAAFPDLMGRKAA, encoded by the coding sequence ATGAAAAAGAACTCTCTGGCAACCACCATTGCCTATGTTGCCGTGTTTACCGCTCTCGTCATCGTCCTTGCCTTCGTGTCCATCCCTATCGGTTCGGCCGGCGTGCCCATCGTGCTGCAAAACGCAGCGCTGATCCTCGCCGGCCTTATTTTGGGTAGCAAGCGCGGCGGTTACGTGGGACTCCTCTTTTTGTTCCTGGGCCTTGCCCTCCCAGTTCTGGCAGGTGGCGGTACCACGCTGCGCGCGCTGGCAGGCCCAACCGCGGGCTACATCATCGGCTATGTTCTCTCGCCAGCAGTCGCAGGCGCAATTGCCTACCGCTCCCCTAAGAGCAAGGGCGGCATGGCGGTCATGCTTGCCATCGCTGCCGTTGCCGGCCTTGCCGTCCAATACATCTGCGGCGCCTTTGGTCTCATGATCCGCTCTGGATTGGACATTGGTCCAGCCTTCGCCGCCCAATTGCCCTTCATTCCTGTCGATGCCGGAAAGCTTGTCGTTGCCGTCATCATCGCTCTGGGTGTTCACGCGGCCTTCCCCGATCTGATGGGACGAAAGGCCGCCTAG
- a CDS encoding Rv2732c family membrane protein, giving the protein MTEERSTTAAHNAANAERRAAQTMDLGGHKVTLCIAVVVYILYLILPYAGPAHGWEALTFGTTSSGVRISIMETVSAWLALIGLGILTPVTLFTRRATPGLIAWMLVTVSFFANLWGFWFRGSTADGASLGMWVGMIATFLAFLAYSTVALRRSPEQKAAEARVRATAGQLDEVGEFQSRIDAAPQREPLVDNRRKQAAERHRAQRGEQ; this is encoded by the coding sequence ATGACTGAGGAACGTTCGACCACCGCAGCCCACAATGCAGCTAACGCTGAGCGTAGAGCAGCACAAACAATGGACCTCGGCGGTCACAAGGTCACGCTGTGCATTGCAGTGGTGGTCTATATCCTCTACCTGATTTTGCCCTACGCCGGTCCGGCTCATGGTTGGGAGGCATTGACGTTCGGCACCACATCTAGTGGCGTGAGGATTTCCATCATGGAAACCGTCTCTGCGTGGCTCGCGCTCATTGGTTTGGGCATTCTTACTCCGGTGACGCTGTTCACCCGTCGCGCCACGCCTGGGCTGATTGCATGGATGTTGGTGACGGTGTCCTTCTTTGCCAACCTATGGGGCTTTTGGTTCCGTGGTTCTACCGCCGACGGGGCGTCGCTGGGAATGTGGGTAGGAATGATAGCTACCTTCCTAGCATTTCTGGCCTATAGCACGGTGGCGCTGCGCCGCAGCCCAGAACAGAAGGCCGCCGAAGCCCGCGTGCGCGCCACCGCCGGACAGCTCGATGAGGTAGGCGAATTCCAATCCAGGATTGACGCGGCACCGCAGCGGGAGCCACTGGTGGACAATCGCCGCAAGCAAGCCGCCGAACGCCACCGCGCCCAGCGCGGCGAGCAGTAG
- the recX gene encoding recombination regulator RecX — protein MNQPAPEKLAQLRQALEAYENGAAGGGLFDREAEEAKAKVRSRALGLLDQRSRSRKELYDRLVNAEFEPDVVEDVLDDLAHAGLVNDAAFAHEWVRQRHKRRGKSSSVLNRELREKGVSEADRAEALEQIDPADEEAMAQALAEKKARSIKSVPEDRKERDKALRRIVGVLARRGFNEGMSLQIAIAALDARCVELRAED, from the coding sequence ATGAATCAGCCCGCCCCCGAAAAGCTCGCCCAACTCCGTCAGGCCCTCGAGGCCTATGAGAATGGAGCAGCTGGGGGTGGGCTTTTTGATCGAGAGGCAGAAGAAGCCAAGGCCAAGGTCCGCTCTCGGGCGCTGGGTCTTTTGGATCAGCGTTCTAGGTCCCGGAAAGAGCTTTATGATCGTCTAGTAAACGCCGAGTTCGAGCCAGATGTCGTGGAGGACGTGCTGGATGATTTGGCCCACGCGGGGCTGGTGAACGACGCTGCTTTTGCACACGAGTGGGTGCGCCAACGACATAAGCGGCGCGGCAAGTCCAGCTCGGTTCTCAACAGGGAATTGCGGGAAAAGGGCGTGAGCGAGGCCGATCGTGCTGAGGCGCTCGAGCAGATTGACCCTGCCGATGAAGAAGCCATGGCACAGGCCCTTGCGGAAAAGAAGGCTCGCTCCATTAAATCCGTACCGGAGGATCGCAAGGAGCGCGACAAGGCCCTACGTCGCATTGTGGGGGTGTTGGCACGCCGCGGCTTCAATGAAGGAATGTCGCTGCAGATCGCAATCGCAGCCCTTGACGCGCGGTGCGTGGAGCTGCGCGCAGAGGACTGA
- the recA gene encoding recombinase RecA — protein MATKKKSSSAASKGDDRQKALDAAMAMIEKDYGKGAVMRLGDDNRPPIKAISSGNTAIDVALGIGGFPRGRIVEIYGPESSGKTTVALHAIASAQKDGGIAAFIDAEHALDPQYARLLGVDTDNLLVSQPDTGEQALEIADMLVRSGAIDIIVVDSVAALTPKAEIEGEMGDSHVGLQARLMSQALRKMTGALYNSGTTAIFINQLREKIGVMFGSPETTTGGKALKFYSSVRCDIRRIQTLKDGQDAIGNRTKLKVVKNKVSPPFKIAEFDIMYGEGISRESSIIDLGVENGFIRKSGSWFTYEGDQLGQGKEKARNFLKDNPDLANEIEQKIFQKLGIGEAAAEGEEGAAMDVPGADDPLTDESVDLVPNVDFDDD, from the coding sequence ATGGCAACCAAAAAGAAGTCTTCTTCTGCTGCCTCTAAGGGAGATGACCGCCAAAAGGCCCTCGATGCCGCAATGGCCATGATTGAGAAGGATTACGGCAAAGGCGCTGTGATGCGCCTGGGCGATGACAACCGCCCACCGATTAAGGCCATTTCTTCCGGTAATACCGCAATCGATGTCGCTCTTGGTATTGGCGGTTTCCCGCGCGGGCGCATCGTAGAGATTTATGGCCCGGAGTCTTCTGGTAAGACCACTGTTGCGCTGCACGCTATTGCATCCGCGCAAAAGGACGGCGGCATTGCCGCGTTTATTGACGCCGAGCACGCGCTCGACCCACAGTATGCACGCCTGCTTGGCGTGGATACCGATAACCTCTTGGTTTCCCAGCCAGATACCGGTGAGCAGGCCTTGGAGATTGCCGATATGCTGGTGCGCTCCGGCGCAATTGACATCATCGTCGTTGACTCCGTAGCTGCCCTTACCCCGAAGGCGGAAATTGAAGGTGAGATGGGCGATAGTCACGTCGGCCTCCAGGCTCGCCTGATGTCCCAGGCGCTGCGCAAGATGACCGGTGCCCTGTACAACTCCGGTACCACCGCTATCTTCATTAACCAGCTGCGCGAAAAGATTGGCGTGATGTTCGGCTCGCCAGAGACCACCACCGGTGGTAAGGCGCTCAAGTTCTACTCTTCCGTGCGCTGCGATATCCGCCGCATCCAGACCTTAAAAGATGGTCAAGATGCCATCGGTAACCGCACCAAGCTCAAGGTAGTAAAGAACAAGGTCTCGCCACCATTTAAGATTGCCGAGTTCGACATCATGTATGGCGAAGGCATCTCTCGCGAGTCCTCCATCATTGACCTTGGCGTCGAAAACGGCTTCATCCGCAAGTCCGGCTCTTGGTTTACCTACGAAGGCGACCAGTTGGGCCAGGGCAAGGAGAAGGCGCGTAATTTCCTGAAGGATAACCCGGATCTGGCCAATGAAATCGAGCAGAAGATTTTCCAGAAGCTCGGTATCGGCGAGGCCGCGGCCGAAGGCGAGGAAGGTGCTGCGATGGACGTTCCTGGCGCCGATGACCCATTGACCGATGAGTCCGTGGATCTCGTTCCAAACGTCGATTTTGACGACGACTAG
- the miaB gene encoding tRNA (N6-isopentenyl adenosine(37)-C2)-methylthiotransferase MiaB: MRCLASWLNYADVEQTIADNRTYEVRTFGCQMNVHDSERISGLLEEAGYAAAGEGVEPDLIVFNTCAVRENADKRLYGTLGALKKTKENHPGMQIAVGGCLAQKDKDTVLDNAPWVDAVFGTHNMAALPTLLERARHNDEAQVEIVDSLEAFPSVLPAKRESAYAGWVSVSVGCNNTCTFCIVPSLRGKEEDRRPGDILAEVKALVDQGVSEVTLLGQNVNAYGVNFADPNMPRDRFAFSKLLREVGKIEGLERLRFTSPHPAEFTSDVIDAMAETPAVCPQLHMPLQSGSDKVLKDMRRSYRTKKFLRILDEVRDKIPHAAITTDIIVGFPGETEEDFQDTMELVRRARFASAFTFQYSPRPGTPAAEMEDQIPKEVVQDRFERLVALQDSIQAEANKMLIGTDVELLVQAEGGRKNDETHRMTGRARDGRLVHFTPVDSDGTDISAEIRPGDVVHTQVTGAGSFFLLADAAVTSHTRTKAGDMSAAGETPTTAPIGVGLGLPSIGKPAAADSGDSCGC, translated from the coding sequence ATGAGATGCCTAGCTTCATGGCTAAACTATGCCGACGTGGAGCAGACAATCGCAGATAACCGTACTTATGAAGTCCGAACTTTCGGCTGCCAGATGAATGTGCACGATTCAGAGCGCATCTCTGGCCTTCTGGAGGAGGCCGGCTACGCGGCCGCCGGCGAAGGCGTGGAGCCAGATCTCATCGTCTTCAATACCTGCGCCGTGCGCGAAAATGCCGATAAACGGCTCTACGGCACCTTGGGTGCCTTGAAGAAGACAAAGGAAAATCATCCCGGCATGCAAATTGCCGTGGGCGGTTGCTTGGCGCAGAAAGACAAGGACACCGTCCTAGATAATGCCCCGTGGGTTGATGCTGTCTTCGGCACTCACAATATGGCGGCCCTGCCGACGCTGCTGGAGCGCGCCCGACACAACGATGAAGCCCAGGTAGAAATCGTTGATTCCCTCGAGGCTTTTCCGTCTGTCTTGCCAGCCAAGCGTGAGTCTGCCTATGCCGGCTGGGTTTCTGTTTCTGTAGGCTGCAATAACACCTGCACCTTCTGCATTGTTCCTTCCTTGCGCGGCAAGGAAGAGGATCGCCGGCCCGGCGATATCTTGGCCGAGGTTAAAGCCTTGGTGGACCAGGGCGTATCCGAGGTGACTTTGTTGGGGCAAAACGTCAATGCCTATGGCGTCAATTTCGCCGATCCCAACATGCCACGCGACCGTTTCGCCTTTTCTAAGCTGCTGCGCGAGGTGGGCAAGATCGAAGGCCTCGAGCGCCTGCGCTTTACCTCCCCGCACCCGGCGGAGTTTACTTCCGACGTCATCGACGCCATGGCCGAGACCCCGGCCGTGTGCCCGCAGTTGCATATGCCGTTGCAGTCTGGCTCCGACAAGGTCCTCAAGGACATGCGCCGTTCCTACCGCACCAAGAAGTTCCTGCGGATTTTGGACGAGGTACGGGACAAGATTCCGCACGCCGCAATCACGACCGATATCATCGTGGGCTTCCCAGGCGAGACCGAGGAAGACTTCCAAGACACCATGGAGCTAGTGCGCCGCGCTCGTTTCGCCTCGGCCTTTACCTTCCAGTATTCGCCGCGTCCGGGAACCCCGGCTGCGGAAATGGAGGACCAGATTCCCAAGGAGGTCGTCCAGGATCGTTTCGAGCGTCTCGTTGCCCTGCAAGATAGCATCCAGGCCGAGGCAAACAAGATGCTCATCGGCACGGATGTAGAGCTTTTGGTGCAGGCCGAAGGCGGCCGCAAAAACGATGAAACCCACCGCATGACCGGCCGTGCACGCGATGGCCGCCTAGTGCATTTCACCCCGGTTGACTCTGACGGCACGGATATTTCGGCGGAGATTCGCCCGGGCGATGTGGTGCATACCCAGGTAACCGGTGCGGGCTCCTTCTTCTTGCTTGCCGACGCCGCCGTTACCTCCCACACCCGCACCAAGGCCGGCGATATGTCCGCTGCCGGCGAAACGCCTACCACCGCACCCATCGGCGTCGGTCTGGGATTGCCGTCGATTGGCAAGCCCGCGGCCGCCGATTCCGGCGATTCCTGCGGTTGCTAG
- a CDS encoding energy-coupling factor transporter transmembrane component T family protein yields MQRRTNLPLSVYVDGTSFVHRIKPSWKIAFLLVFILVTSIFFESIPWAAGGVIFVVILYACARIPLGIAWSQIWPPLFFLVPLAGFQWWAKDFDYAAVMFLNVFAAMMAAFLLTLTSTVDEIMESLEESLQPLKRLGIPVENISLAMSLTIRLIPLMFETVYEVLDARKARGAGMSPLAFGTPVIIRSIRRARAMGEALQARGVGD; encoded by the coding sequence ATGCAACGACGCACGAATCTCCCACTTTCCGTTTATGTTGATGGCACCAGTTTTGTTCATCGCATCAAACCTAGTTGGAAGATCGCATTCCTCTTAGTCTTTATCCTGGTCACCAGCATCTTTTTCGAGTCCATTCCGTGGGCAGCAGGCGGGGTCATCTTCGTTGTCATCCTCTATGCTTGTGCACGGATCCCACTGGGCATTGCGTGGAGTCAAATCTGGCCGCCTCTCTTTTTCCTAGTCCCCTTGGCAGGCTTTCAATGGTGGGCAAAGGACTTCGACTATGCGGCGGTGATGTTCCTCAATGTCTTCGCCGCTATGATGGCTGCCTTCTTGCTCACGCTGACCTCCACGGTAGATGAAATCATGGAGTCGCTGGAAGAATCGCTCCAGCCCCTAAAGCGACTAGGAATACCGGTAGAAAACATCAGTTTGGCTATGTCACTGACTATTCGGCTCATCCCGCTGATGTTTGAAACCGTCTATGAAGTCCTCGATGCCCGCAAAGCGCGCGGTGCCGGGATGTCCCCGCTGGCGTTTGGCACCCCCGTTATTATTCGCTCCATCCGGCGAGCGCGCGCGATGGGGGAAGCGTTGCAGGCCCGCGGCGTCGGCGACTAG
- a CDS encoding GNAT family N-acetyltransferase: protein MHLVHIARPPRPHSPTAHVRPSEPADCIRSFVFWANLAAQEASGDAAASTSPGRVVQRLQGSSESQTHLFAVVDGDSTLGEVSELGLPQIPAIEPSPELDYLGFIHISLPLLEEREAAEIECVLCDLPLPGEQLDEEERKVAEWMGTKALELAQELGRTVAHVGLLHPPGADPDYDAMGSIYRQLGFTQRHAEHQLVMDIPESPVAALLPAGITARVWPDYDIPEGYLNEVMRLLSLASTDAETGDLTVEPIVWTRARLREAHSRLRSRRGHTLLIALTAEDGSILALTEMARHEDANLEVCEWTLTVTDRPHRRRGLAQLAKLTALHEVAGYWPRVRRCYCSVAAKDAAMNAIYRSLGARELSRSSAWELRLQD from the coding sequence GTGCACCTCGTCCACATTGCGCGGCCACCGCGGCCGCACTCGCCTACCGCTCACGTTCGGCCCAGCGAACCTGCGGACTGCATTCGCAGCTTCGTCTTTTGGGCCAACTTGGCGGCCCAAGAAGCAAGCGGCGATGCCGCGGCATCGACGTCGCCGGGCCGCGTGGTTCAACGTCTGCAAGGTTCTAGCGAATCACAGACCCATCTTTTTGCCGTAGTGGACGGCGACTCCACCCTTGGTGAGGTTTCTGAGCTGGGACTGCCACAGATTCCCGCAATAGAACCCAGCCCGGAACTGGATTACCTCGGGTTCATCCACATTAGCCTGCCGCTTTTAGAAGAGCGCGAGGCAGCAGAGATTGAGTGCGTGCTGTGCGATTTGCCCCTCCCTGGCGAACAGCTCGATGAGGAGGAGCGAAAAGTAGCCGAGTGGATGGGGACAAAGGCGCTGGAGCTGGCCCAGGAACTCGGCCGCACCGTAGCGCACGTGGGACTATTGCACCCGCCGGGCGCGGACCCAGACTACGACGCTATGGGCAGCATTTACCGCCAGCTGGGATTTACGCAAAGGCACGCGGAGCACCAGCTGGTAATGGACATCCCCGAAAGCCCTGTCGCAGCACTGCTCCCCGCAGGGATCACCGCCCGAGTCTGGCCAGATTACGACATCCCTGAAGGCTACCTCAACGAGGTCATGCGGCTGCTTAGCCTAGCGTCTACAGATGCGGAAACTGGTGATCTGACGGTGGAGCCCATCGTGTGGACGCGTGCTCGATTGCGCGAAGCGCACAGCCGCCTGCGCTCTCGTCGCGGGCACACGCTTCTTATCGCACTCACCGCCGAGGACGGGAGCATACTCGCGCTGACCGAGATGGCGCGGCACGAGGACGCGAATCTTGAGGTATGTGAGTGGACTCTGACTGTGACCGATCGCCCGCACCGCCGCCGCGGACTTGCGCAGCTAGCCAAGCTCACAGCGCTGCATGAGGTGGCAGGCTATTGGCCGCGAGTGCGGCGCTGCTATTGTTCCGTTGCCGCCAAGGACGCGGCCATGAATGCCATTTACCGCAGCCTGGGTGCCCGGGAACTTTCCCGATCTTCCGCGTGGGAGTTGCGGCTGCAGGACTAG
- a CDS encoding DUF349 domain-containing protein, which yields MSPIPTPGSMPKKGPRPTAKPVPVQAPSKNDPAKWGRVDADGSVFVSAPEGERKIGEWQAGTPEEGLQHYGARYDDLSTEIELLEARLRANPSEAAGIKKTAAQLRETLPTAAVIGDIAALDRRLVAVIEHSVEAGEQAQADKERRREEAIAAKEKLAAEAEEIAENSTEWKAAGDRIRAILEEWKQIKGIDRKTDDALWKRYSRARDSFNRRRGSHFAELDRARAVARKKKEELVERAEAIQDSTEWGPTARAYRDLMTEWKAAGRAPRDVDDKLWARFRAAQDKFFNARNAVNDERDREFAENAKAKDALIAEYDDQIDPSKSIEGAKAKLRELQEKWEEVGFVPRKQVREYESKIEALEQRVTEAEKSEWRRTDPEAQARVAQFQAKVDEFNSQAEAAEAKGNAKKAADLRAQAEQWQAFADAAANAVNDK from the coding sequence GACGCGGATGGTTCCGTCTTCGTTTCCGCTCCGGAGGGCGAACGCAAGATTGGCGAATGGCAGGCCGGCACCCCCGAGGAGGGTCTACAGCACTACGGCGCGCGCTACGACGATCTCTCCACCGAAATTGAACTGCTCGAGGCTCGCCTGCGCGCCAACCCCAGTGAGGCCGCTGGCATCAAGAAGACCGCAGCGCAATTACGCGAAACCCTGCCTACCGCTGCGGTTATCGGTGATATCGCAGCACTTGACCGCCGCCTTGTTGCCGTCATTGAGCACTCGGTAGAAGCCGGCGAGCAGGCGCAGGCCGATAAGGAGCGTCGCCGCGAGGAAGCTATTGCTGCCAAGGAGAAGCTGGCGGCGGAAGCAGAAGAGATTGCCGAAAACTCCACCGAATGGAAGGCCGCCGGTGACCGCATCCGCGCCATCTTAGAAGAGTGGAAGCAGATTAAGGGCATTGATCGCAAGACCGACGATGCCCTGTGGAAGCGCTACTCCCGCGCCCGCGACTCCTTCAACCGCCGTCGGGGCTCCCACTTTGCCGAGCTGGACCGCGCCCGTGCGGTTGCCCGCAAGAAGAAGGAAGAACTCGTCGAGCGTGCCGAGGCCATCCAGGATTCCACCGAGTGGGGACCCACCGCCCGCGCCTACCGAGATTTGATGACCGAGTGGAAGGCCGCCGGCCGCGCCCCGCGCGACGTAGACGATAAGCTGTGGGCCCGCTTCCGCGCCGCCCAGGACAAGTTCTTCAATGCCCGCAATGCCGTCAACGACGAGCGCGACCGCGAGTTTGCAGAAAATGCCAAGGCCAAGGACGCCTTGATTGCGGAGTACGACGACCAGATCGACCCGTCCAAGAGCATCGAGGGTGCAAAGGCCAAGCTGCGCGAGCTGCAGGAAAAGTGGGAAGAGGTAGGCTTCGTTCCCCGCAAGCAGGTGCGCGAGTACGAGTCCAAGATTGAGGCGCTGGAGCAGCGCGTCACCGAGGCAGAAAAGTCTGAGTGGCGCCGCACCGACCCAGAAGCGCAAGCACGCGTGGCGCAGTTCCAAGCTAAGGTCGATGAGTTTAACTCTCAGGCCGAGGCAGCTGAGGCCAAGGGCAATGCGAAAAAGGCCGCTGATCTGCGCGCACAGGCCGAGCAGTGGCAGGCTTTTGCCGACGCCGCCGCTAACGCCGTCAACGATAAGTAG
- a CDS encoding energy-coupling factor ABC transporter ATP-binding protein, with amino-acid sequence MPTIEFSSVSVAFDDTVVLEDINLTLTEQRIGIIGQNGGGKSTLTRLINGLGEPSEGTVTVDQMDVAKQGKKVREKVGFVFSDAENQIVMPNVRDDVAFSLRRFKLPKHERLARVDATLERFGLAEFAERSPHTLSGGQKQLLALAAVMVIDPILIIADEPTTLLDLRNRDRIKREFARLEQQLIVVTHDLDFLRDFDRVICIDDHRIAADGRPAEVIAFYQDLMAQRPL; translated from the coding sequence GTGCCCACGATCGAATTTTCCTCAGTCTCGGTGGCCTTTGATGACACCGTGGTGCTCGAGGACATCAACCTCACCCTCACCGAACAACGCATTGGCATCATCGGCCAGAATGGTGGCGGGAAATCCACCTTGACCAGGCTCATTAATGGGTTGGGCGAGCCTAGTGAAGGTACGGTGACGGTGGACCAGATGGACGTCGCCAAGCAGGGCAAAAAGGTGCGCGAAAAGGTGGGGTTTGTCTTTTCGGATGCCGAAAACCAGATTGTCATGCCCAATGTGCGCGATGACGTCGCCTTTTCGCTCCGCCGCTTTAAGCTGCCCAAACACGAGCGCCTCGCCCGCGTGGATGCTACCCTCGAGCGCTTCGGTCTCGCCGAATTTGCGGAGCGCTCGCCGCACACGCTGTCTGGCGGACAAAAGCAACTACTCGCGCTGGCAGCGGTCATGGTCATCGACCCGATTCTCATCATCGCTGATGAGCCCACTACCCTGCTGGATCTGCGCAACCGCGATCGAATCAAAAGAGAATTCGCGCGATTGGAACAGCAACTAATTGTGGTGACGCACGATCTGGACTTTCTGCGTGATTTTGATCGGGTCATTTGCATCGATGACCATCGCATCGCCGCGGATGGCCGGCCTGCGGAGGTCATAGCTTTTTACCAAGACCTCATGGCCCAGCGGCCGCTGTAG